The sequence TAGGTTATTGCCGGTAAAGGGAATTTTTACTTGTATGATCTGTTGTTGGCGGGTTAATTCGAGGGAGAATATCTCGCCATCATTCTCTACCCGGACCTGCAATAACGGGTCGTGGTTATTCAAATCAAATACACAGGCCACTTGCGCCTCCGGCTGACTGTTACGCAAAATCAGATAGCTGATATCGCGCACGGATGGATTTGCCGGTGCTAATCCTTGGAAAAGCAGGGCGTCGGCGGCCAACCAAAGTGAGAGTGGGCGAGCCACAGTCTGATAATGGCACTGGAGCACTCCATTCAGGGGGCGAGCGGTAACCTGATGTAAGTATTGCATTGGCCCGTGGTCACTAAAAGTTGTGGGTTCACCCAGTTGCTCTGTTGCCATGCCATCGAGATGCAGTACCCAGTCCCACTGTTGTTGATGTGGATTGATAATGCTGCTGAGATCGATGATGGCGTCATCCAGCCACAAAATACGGCGGCGGAATTTTACATCACGGTAAGCTGCGCTATCCCATTGTATACGGGTGTGACTGTCCAGCTCTGGTGCTTTTTGACCCCAATCCACCTCGGTATCCAGCCAACTGAAAGCCGCCGATTGATGCCAGTTATGAATAATGGGCACCGCTGGGGGCTGATTTTTCTGATTGATACTGAGCGTATTGTGGGTGGAACTGTTTTTGTAGTAACCATAATGCAATTGTGCACCATAGCCAGTTGTACCTAAATCGGGCAAGATCTCTCGCCCTTGCTCAAACAAAATTAAGTTCAGTCGATCATAGTGATCATGTTCACCACCGTAGGGAGTGTGTTTTACCAGCAATGCCCGACCTGCTTGTGGCTGGCGTAAGATGGTTAATCCGCAGTCCGGTGCATGGAGTGTATCCGTTGGGATCACATCCATGATCTGTTGTGGTAACTCGTCAACGCCATACAGCAGCGCATCCAGATTTAAACGGGGTTGTTGGCGATAAATATGGTGCAGGGCAGCGGCATACTCATCATTGCCATAAATATTGAAAGCAAATTCATATAAATGTGTATGGCTGAGTTGCTCCTGTCCGGCGGTACAATCATTTATTCGGGGGAATGTGCCATCTGGCATCAACAGTTTGAGCGGGAAACTCAGCATGTCGCGGTAATAGGGGAGGGCCAACAGGCTATAGCGACTGCCTGCGGCCAGTTTTTCGAATGACCAGAAACCTTGCAGCGCATAAAAGTGGTAATGTACCGAGCCTTCAAACCACATTCCTTCACTGAATAGCCCGTGCTCTAACTGATAGCGCAGACCATAATCCGCATTAACCGCAGACTCAATATAGTGCTCATCGTCGAGGATTAAACCGATAATGGCGATAGCACTGTTGATTTTAACTTCATGGTTATGTAACTGGCGCGTACGGTGTTGCATTAGAAAATCCGCACCCTCCCGCAATAACCGCCCGGCAATGCAGTCCCGTTGATCCTGACTGAGGGCATCGGCAATAAAATCATATCCCAGCGTAAAATCGAGCAGGCAATTAGCTTCACACAGTGTCTGTGCATTGGCTTTGCCCGGCCCGTTGTACGGAATACCGCCGTGCACTTCATAGTCAGGATAGTAGTGGGCATAATCGATCAAAATATCCCGCACTTTATTGAGGTAGCCTATCTCACCGGTCAGTTGCCACAACAATCCAAGCTGATTGCAGGCTTTGGCATTCAGGCCGTTAAGCGCCCGCCACCAGGCGCCATCATAGGGTTCGCCACTAAATAGATGAGTGTCTACCGGGCAACGGTGCTGGGTGGGTGAATAGCGCTCCCACTCCAACTGCACACCGTGATCGGGGCAATAATAGTAGTGGTTCCAGGTGGCGATACCGGTGGCAGGAACCAGGGTTTCTGAGTTCAAGACAACCTGATTACCCGCAATCAGCGTGGTGATAATCTCCGGTTGCTGCATGACCCGCTGGCGGATTTTAACCATCTGCCGATCCGTAAACTGCTTCATAGCTGGTGTGTCCTCGACAATGCTTATTTTTTTGCGATCAGGGGCTGTGTTATCGGGTAGAGCAGGATTTCGACAGCATCCGGATATTTGGCAATCAGATATTGCGCTTTCTGTTGGAAATCAGGGTCTGTTGGGTAGGCACGGGCGGCGGTGATCATGTTTACCAGTGCTTTTTTATCCTGAATACCATCCAGATCTTTATATGGCCAGGCTTGGTCGGTATTGATAAAGCCCGCGACGTATTGATAGCCTTTTTTGAGGCTATGTTCGTCGAGAGTGAAGTCCCAGATATCTTTGCCAGCGACCTCACCCAGCCGACCCAGTTTGTTGTAGGCTTCCAGATGAAAATTACTGTAGTGCCACGGACGAGTGCGCTCCAACTCAGCATTTTGGCGACCCTGCATATCAAAATGTGATGGGATCCGGCGCAGCTGGGTGATCTCCAGACGCTTTTGCGCTGCGGCTTTTTGCTCGCTAAACAGGGCAAAGGAGGCGGCCTGCATATCAAAATAGGTGCCGTGATTATTGTGCCAATTATCTTCTTCGAACCCGTTTTGGCTAGTAGTCATCCATTGATAAAAATCGTGATACCAGCTTTTGATTGTCTGATAATCGGCATCCTTAAGTACATTCGCAGGCCTTATCAATTCCACTGCGTCTATGACATCTACCAGCGCCCGACTATCGATTAAGCCAATGCCGCGACCTTCATTGATACCGGGAATGGCTTGGGCATATTGCAGATTTGGGTTCATTCGGGTATCTGGATTGACGAACCAATTGACCAATTGATCCCGCGCTTTTTCGGCATACTCGGGCTTGCCAGTAAAGCTATAAGCTAACGCCAGATAATAGACATCGTCACTGAAGCTGTTCATGCGTTTTTTATCAGTTGCATCACTATTGGCATCCGGATTTGTTTCCCCGTCTTTACGCAAATAAGGCATGCCATCTTTCTTACTTGGGTCTGGCCACCAATAAGGCGGGAAGCTGTAATAGTCGTGCTTATCACCACTGGCGGCTAATAAGTTTTTATCCATCACCGAGTACAGTGGTTTTCCCAGCGCTTTGTCAGCCTTAGCTATCAGATTTTTATAAGATTTTTCATACAAAGGGTTGTTTTGCTTAACTTGGGTAACGCTATAATTTATATCATCCATTCTCAATAATAGTGGATGACTCTCAGCGGCATAAATAAAGGGTGAAGATCCCATGAGAATAGCCAGTAATAGGTTTTTTTTCCCCAGCATGTTCATCACTACTTTCCTTATTTTTGATGGTTTATTTTATTAAAAACAAAAGTTACAAAGTTATTTCTATCTATTTCTCTGTTTTTATGTAAATAAAATTACACCCATTAATAAAAAGGTTATGAAATGTATAGC comes from Yersinia bercovieri ATCC 43970 and encodes:
- a CDS encoding heparinase II/III domain-containing protein; this encodes MKQFTDRQMVKIRQRVMQQPEIITTLIAGNQVVLNSETLVPATGIATWNHYYYCPDHGVQLEWERYSPTQHRCPVDTHLFSGEPYDGAWWRALNGLNAKACNQLGLLWQLTGEIGYLNKVRDILIDYAHYYPDYEVHGGIPYNGPGKANAQTLCEANCLLDFTLGYDFIADALSQDQRDCIAGRLLREGADFLMQHRTRQLHNHEVKINSAIAIIGLILDDEHYIESAVNADYGLRYQLEHGLFSEGMWFEGSVHYHFYALQGFWSFEKLAAGSRYSLLALPYYRDMLSFPLKLLMPDGTFPRINDCTAGQEQLSHTHLYEFAFNIYGNDEYAAALHHIYRQQPRLNLDALLYGVDELPQQIMDVIPTDTLHAPDCGLTILRQPQAGRALLVKHTPYGGEHDHYDRLNLILFEQGREILPDLGTTGYGAQLHYGYYKNSSTHNTLSINQKNQPPAVPIIHNWHQSAAFSWLDTEVDWGQKAPELDSHTRIQWDSAAYRDVKFRRRILWLDDAIIDLSSIINPHQQQWDWVLHLDGMATEQLGEPTTFSDHGPMQYLHQVTARPLNGVLQCHYQTVARPLSLWLAADALLFQGLAPANPSVRDISYLILRNSQPEAQVACVFDLNNHDPLLQVRVENDGEIFSLELTRQQQIIQVKIPFTGNNLPLFS
- a CDS encoding alginate lyase family protein, which translates into the protein MNMLGKKNLLLAILMGSSPFIYAAESHPLLLRMDDINYSVTQVKQNNPLYEKSYKNLIAKADKALGKPLYSVMDKNLLAASGDKHDYYSFPPYWWPDPSKKDGMPYLRKDGETNPDANSDATDKKRMNSFSDDVYYLALAYSFTGKPEYAEKARDQLVNWFVNPDTRMNPNLQYAQAIPGINEGRGIGLIDSRALVDVIDAVELIRPANVLKDADYQTIKSWYHDFYQWMTTSQNGFEEDNWHNNHGTYFDMQAASFALFSEQKAAAQKRLEITQLRRIPSHFDMQGRQNAELERTRPWHYSNFHLEAYNKLGRLGEVAGKDIWDFTLDEHSLKKGYQYVAGFINTDQAWPYKDLDGIQDKKALVNMITAARAYPTDPDFQQKAQYLIAKYPDAVEILLYPITQPLIAKK